The Colletotrichum destructivum chromosome 8, complete sequence genome includes the window TAGCTTTCCATCTTTTCACTATTGTGCTCGATCCGGACTCGCATTTGGAGCGTTCTGCCACGAAATTGCTCTGTCCTGTCAGGTACTTGTTGATTCTCTCGTCATTCCAAGTCTTTGGATTGTGCCATTGTGGCACCCAGGTGTCCGAGAAGTGGCACGGAAAGACGAccatgtcgccgtcgaggtacATCTCGATGAGCCGGCAAGCAGTCTTTTGGTTCAACACATCGAGGGACTCTCCGTAGTTTGGGAACGGTACAGTGTCTctcccgtcggcggccagatGTTTCAAGGCGTACAGCCGGTCTTCAGGATTGGAACACAGTGCCCTTTTAGATCGAATAAGTGCCTCGACGAGACGGATAGGCGATTCCCGAAACCCGCGGAAACTCATCAGACAATCGACGTGCTTGAACTCATTGCGCCACGTCAAATTCTTCGCTTTCGGTGTGATGGAAGCCAGGGCCTTGCACGTAACAATCGCTTTTTGCAGCTCCGATATCGAGATTGACTGACCATTCCAAAAGAACTCAACCTGGGGCGACACGGCGACTTCTTGTATAATCCACGCACGACTCCAGTAGTCTCGTTGGAAAACAGTCAATAGCGCCGTCCATTGCGGTTGCAATTCCAGTGTGGATAAAGGTATCGCCTTTGCCTTTTCGGCAAAATCTTTGTCTTTTTGTTGTGGTGTTGTCTCGtgcttctcctctccccagGCGACCAACGACTCCACAAGCGATCGTGCGCTTTCAAAAATCACGACTTCGGGTTCCCGGCAGTACCCAAGCCATGCCATGGTGCAGTAGGCATATCGGTAAATGTCGCCCATACGTTCCACTTGATGAGCCAACTCTTCGTGGTTGCCTTGGTTGATGCAGATCCGGTCTACCCACACTTTGTAGAACCTCCGACGTCTCAACTCTTGAAGAGCATGAGCGAGAGTCTTTGTCACCTTAAAGAGCTTCCCTGATATGGTAATGCGAACCATGGCATCCTTGGGATCTCCCCAGCGATATGATAGCGCCACGTATCTGCCGGTGTCTCCCAAAGAGACCTGCGTCAAGGTGCATTGAATCGGCTTTCTTGGATCGTCGTTCGGCTCTAGAATGATGAGTCGAATATCACCCCTTTGAAGACTGAGATCCCAGTATGGGATATTTCCGCCGATATTGGTTGCTGCGTGATATGAAGTCACTTCGGGTGTGCTATAGTATGAGCTATACGGATAACTCTGAGTCTGGTTGAAGTTCATTTCGTGGCTGGGAAGTTTTGTTTCGGCCTGATCCAATTGCTTGATGACGTCTAGATTGGTCGGCGAACTGACAGCTACCACGCTGATTAACAACCGATGGGAGAAAGTGTGGATGCGAAACGATGGGTTGGCGTGGCCAGGGTTCTGCGGGGTTTTGTATGAATTGCCAAAATGGATTGCACGCTGCTTTGATTTACCAAGATGATAAACGATTCTGCCTTGCTCGCTGCACTGATCACACGATTCTCAAAGGCCGACACCCACTTCATGTCGACATGGGTAAATCATTGGCCAGACACTGGGGAACGGACTCAAGAGTTGTTGTGCTGACTGCAGAAAGCAGGCCAGGGTCCTTCTGCTCAGCCACAACAGTCTCTTTTCTCATAGGCTGTAGCTGACCgacgtgctgctgctcccaTGCAACGACGACTCTCTTTTGTACTAGCTCCGCGCCACTTGCAGTCTTGTTCGTAGCCACCTCGACCATCCTGATAACTCTTCATTCCGGATGTAGAGACGGCTTTTGCGACGCCTGACTGTATGGGGCGCGAACCACTCACTACCCGCGCGGCCAGGAACTGGCGTCCGCTGGACTTCTGCATAATTCGCCGGAAACTGGAGCTATCGCCGCTGGCTCCCAATTCATTTTTAAGGTTATTCCGGCCGGATCCAGACCGGTCCCACTTCGTTGGTGGGTATACAGTCGCACCGGGATGGGCGGTCTCACACGTAGGCAATACAAGCC containing:
- a CDS encoding Putative heterokaryon incompatibility; amino-acid sequence: MNFNQTQSYPYSSYYSTPEVTSYHAATNIGGNIPYWDLSLQRGDIRLIILEPNDDPRKPIQCTLTQVSLGDTGRYVALSYRWGDPKDAMVRITISGKLFKVTKTLAHALQELRRRRFYKVWVDRICINQGNHEELAHQVERMGDIYRYAYCTMAWLGYCREPEVVIFESARSLVESLVAWGEEKHETTPQQKDKDFAEKAKAIPLSTLELQPQWTALLTVFQRDYWSRAWIIQEVAVSPQVEFFWNGQSISISELQKAIVTCKALASITPKAKNLTWRNEFKHVDCLMSFRGFRESPIRLVEALIRSKRALCSNPEDRLYALKHLAADGRDTVPFPNYGESLDVLNQKTACRLIEMYLDGDMVVFPCHFSDTWVPQWHNPKTWNDERINKYLTGQSNFVAERSKCESGSSTIVKRWKATKGSRIGCTLLHHNAWLEVYVKRIGRITQCSTTAAEANSDGPGELVPVSTYGAHKSKRLIALCWLLYDLLPNNKYPKAKAVKVEDIHFLLTKSVRKSVRKSVPKFYNWLFCLQNLQFKIDGVPLANWFCADSVKSKTYARVDSVKKARRCYSSVQMGMRLFTTDNDNLGWATSSCQPGDELFLMHGCSVPVVLRKRSGKGRYQLIGDSIVHGLMEGQGVTDAPSSSWQTLFLI